The following coding sequences are from one Salmo trutta chromosome 36, fSalTru1.1, whole genome shotgun sequence window:
- the LOC115175659 gene encoding adseverin-like, translated as MVLYHREFDKAGRTAGLQIWRIEKMELVPVPENLHGNFYVGDAYVVLHTVKQRDSCFYDLHYWLGKECSQDESTAAAIFTVQLDDFLGGKPVQYRELQGFESTAFTRYFKGGITYKAGGVASGFHHVVTNDLSALRLFHIKGRRVVRATEVTLNWSSFNRGDCFIVDLGAVIYQWCGSECNKFELLKAAQVAAGIRDNERNGRAKLVVVEEGREPSKLTEVLGNKPNLPEGDDNDDMVADISNRKMAKLYMVSDASGAMQVTLVSEENPFSQSHLLSDECFILDHGKSRMIFIWKGRNANPSERKAAMKTAEGFIKQMGYPPNTQIQVLPEGGETPIFKQFFQGWRDKNQSEGFGKVFVTERIAKIHQVEFDASKLHESQSMAAQHNMVDDGTGDTQIFRVESSGRVPVDPKTYGQFYGGDCYIILYTYKRGQIIYTWQGASSTLDELTASAFLTVELDRSLGGNAVQVRVCQGKEPAHLLSLFKDKPLIVYKRGTSRIGGQASTAPTRLFQVRRNLGTITRIAEVEAEAGSLNSNDAYLLKMPAGQSYLWVGKGAIEDEERGAQYLSQVLKCQTQRIVEGQEPADLWAALGGKKEYQTSERLESSSTQQPRLFACSNKTGRFLIEEVPGEFSQEDLAEDDVMLLDVWDQVFIWIGKDANEVEKTESVKSAKTYIETDPGVRDKRTSIVMVKQGHEPPTFTGWFLGWDTARWDSHTVARTMKTLQI; from the exons ATGGTGCTCTACCACAGGGAGTTTGACAAGGCAGGCAGGACAGCCGGTCTCCAGATATGGAGGATAGAGAAGATGGAGCTGGTCCCTGTGCCTGAGAACCTGCACGGGAACTTCTATGTTGGGGACGCATATGTGGTCCTCCACACTGTCAAACAGCGGGATAGCTGCTTCTACGACCTCCACTACTGGCtgg GTAAGGAGTGCAGCCAGGATGAGAGCACGGCGGCGGCCATCTTTACTGTTCAGCTGGATGATTTCCTAGGAGGGAAGCCTGTCCAGTACCGAGAACTGCAGGGGTTCGAGTCCACTGCCTTCACACGATACTTCAAGGGAGGCATCACATACAAA GCCGGAGGCGTAGCCTCTGGGTTTCATCACGTGGTCACCAACGACCTGTCAGCTCTGAGACTATTCCACATCAAAGGTCGCCGTGTCGTCAGGGCAACCGAGGTCACCCTCAACTGGTCCAGCTTCAACAGAGGGGACTGCTTTATCGTGGACCTGGGAGCA GTTATCTACCAGTGGTGCGGTTCAGAGTGCAACAAGTTTGAGCTCCTGAAGGCAGCACAGGTGGCTGCTGGTATCCGTGACAACGAGAGGAATGGCAGAGCAAAACTGGTTGTcgtggaggaagggagagagccgTCTAAGTTAACTGAG GTACTCGGCAACAAGCCAAATCTACCAGAAGGTGATGACAATGACGATATGGTGGCAGATATCTCCAACAGGAAGATGGCCAAACTCTACATG GTATCTGATGCATCCGGAGCGATGCAGGTGACCCTGGTCTCAGAGGAGAACCCGTTCTCTCAGAGCCATCTGCTGTCTGACGAGTGCTTCATCCTGGACCACGGGAAGAGCAGGATGATCTTCATCTGGAAAG GCCGTAACGCCAACCCCAGCGAGAGGAAGGCTGCCATGAAGACTGCTGAGGGCTTCATCAAGCAGATGGGCTACCCACCTAACACACAG ATCCAGGTACTTCCAGAGGGTGGGGAGACTCCCATCTTCAAGCAGTTCTTCCAGGGGTGGAGGGATAAGAACCAGAGCGAAGGGTTCGGGAAGGTCTTTGTGACCGAGAGGATCGCTAAGATACATCAGGTGGAGTTCGATGCCTCCAAGCTCCATGAGTCCCAGAGCATGGCAGCCCAGCATAACATGGTGGACGACGGCACAGGGGACACACAG ATCTTCAGAGTGGAGAGCAGTGGACGAGTCCCAGTTGACCCAAAGACGTATGGCCAGTTCTATGGAGGAGACTGTTACATCATCCTCTATACATATAAGAGAGGACAGATCATCTACACCTG GCAGGGGGCTAGCAGCACTCTAGATGAGCTCACAGCTTCAGCCTTCCTAACTGTGGAGCTGGATCGCTCTCTGGGGGGGAACGCAGTTCAG GTGAGAGTGTGCCAAGGAAAAGAGCCTGCCCATCTCCTGAGTCTATTCAAAGACAAGCCCCTCATTGTGTACAAGAGGGGTACCTCACGCATCGGAGGCCAGGCATCTACGGCCCCCACACGCCTGTTCCAGGTCCGACGTAACCTGGGCACCATCACACGCATCGCAGAG GTGGAGGCGGAGGCTGGCAGCCTGAACTCTAACGATGCCTACCTGCTGAAGATGCCCGCGGGGCAGAGCTACCTGTGGGTGGGTAAGGGCGCCATCGAGGACGAGGAGCGGGGAGCCCAGTACCTGAGTCAGGTCCTGAAGTGTCAGACACAACGCATCGTAGAGGGACAGGAACCAG CGGATCTCTGGGCAGCGTTAGGGGGGAAGAAGGAGTACCAGACatcagagagactggagagtagCAGCACTCAACAACCTCGCCTGTTCGCCTGCTCCAACAAGACTGGCAGGTTCTTA ATTGAGGAGGTTCCAGGAGAGTTCAGTCAGGAGGACCTGGCAGAGGATGACGTGATGCTGTTGGACGTCTGGGATCAG GTGTTTATCTGGATTGGCAAAGATGCAAATGAAGTTGAGAAAACTGAATCTGTAAAATCTG